Within Anopheles ziemanni chromosome 2, idAnoZiCoDA_A2_x.2, whole genome shotgun sequence, the genomic segment AACATTTGACGAAACTAACTCAAGAGGATTCACGGTATGGTAGAGTGACACTTTAAATAACAATATAGTAgtaattattttatgttatttttaatgatttcagGATGAAGAATTTTTGGAAATGGTCAAATCTGATGAACGAATAAACCTCCTTTACGGCCATTTCTGTGACGATGAAATAGTAAACGAAGATCTGACGGAAGCATTCGAAAAGTTGGTCAGCCTTGCAAACAAGAGTGAATCTGAACCCCTCTGGGCGCCGGCCAGCTGGGTGCAGTAGAAACGGTCTGCTGAAAGCGAACCCAAATGTAATAATTATTCAAGAATGTTACATTTGAACTGTAGCGATCGGTTGTCACTTTTAGGAAAGGTTTTGATAGGTACACACGGCTAAAAATCGATATTCGGCTTGGCGAATTGTATGGTTTAAATAACGTTTGCCGATCTGACGAACTGTTTATTTTACGAAGGAAAGATGGTTGAGCATTGTAAACTAATAAATTtggaattgtttgtttttttattaaataaatgttaCCCATTAATCCAATGTCgacgtattttgttttctagcAGTttgcttcaaaattattaaaatgtgcagtgaattgaataaaaccattttttctcACCTGGCGTTAGTCTTTCCTACACGACGTACAGCGCGATTTCGCCTGacctccatacaaaaaaaaaacctagcgctaTTCATGCGATATCTCATAGGGCGGGGGACAATATGGAAGACAACATGACTTCAATTTTGGGTATGTAGACTACGGGACTGGCTGGACTACGTTGATAAATAGTTAATTGAGGCTATCATGATTCAAAGGACCTAAACGATGGTAACTGTCCATccttggaaaaaaatgaaaagatggCTAAAAAACATGTATACAACAGCGAGAAGTCGATAAAAtatcaaccattttaaatatgccgttaACTATTAAGTTAAAATATCTGTTTTCTCGACTCTTTTCTCCACCACTTCTACACCGAATATCGCCgaggcgtcaagctagtatcCAATAATATCTGAATTCACTGTTGTCCATTGAGAAGAAGGTTAGATAAgaactatttaaaaatgtttgaacataatttaaaaattcttgGTCCAGAATATCAGATGCtcggaaaaaagtgaaaaattgtaaacgCCGGACACTTTTCATACTTATCATTGTATTCCACTCATCTACCTGACGTTAAGAATCTTTTCATTTGACTGTGTCTGTATCTGAGCTCCCCCCGTTTTAGCttcttttatatattttcgTATCCAGCGCATGACACCGGACGATCCAAATTTTAATGTGTACCGATGTTATGCACCTTTTCAATTCCCCATATATTGACTATACATATATACATTGTCCTTATAACTAAGATTTCAAAAGCGAAGATTTGAAAACCATGTTTAGTTTTACGTAAGTTTAGaaattgttaattttcttTGATAGTTTGTGGTTTATAGTCTGGCTTAATTGCTTTCGCTAAACTTTCGGCATACAGTGGCAAACGTTGAGTCATCTGAAATCCCCAGAAATCTTTGATTTGACGACAAAGGTTTAAATCCATCTCTGCCACGAGTAGTCCGTCCTTCTCTCTGGATAACCCTGGAGTGCGTGATCCATCCGGAGCCGCCACGTACGACGAACCATAGAAGGGACCGAAGTCCTTGTGAGCCGGCATGCCGTTACCGGAGGTAAATTCGTTGGGGAATACCTCTGTTCCGACACGGTTTATCGCCACCGTAAAGTAGCTGTTAGCTATGGCCGCATTACGGGCCTCAATACCCCATAATGGTTCACTGAGACCCCCCACCTGAAAGGAGACATTCAAAAGTGACCAGTGATAGATCAATTTTAACCATGTTTTCAACTTACAGTTGCCGATGGATTAAACACAATCTCCGCACCGTTTATTCCGAACATCATCCAATTTTGTGGATGGTGTCGCCCATAACAAATATTGATTGCGATACGACCAAACTGAGTCTCGAACACCGGATGTCCTGTGTCACCCTCAAAATAGTAAGTCGATTCGTTAAAGTCACCAACACGCGGAATATGGTTTTTACGATGTTTTCCGATTACGGTGCCATTGTTCGAGATCACTACTGCAGTATTCCAAATTGTGTCTTGATGGTTGGCATCACGTTCTAGAATAGGGGAAACAATAACCATATTATATTGCTTTGCCAATTCCTTCAGCATTTTTGTCGTTGGTCCATTTTCGACATCTTCGGCAAACTCGCACCAAGGAAATTTTTCTCGGGTACAAAAAGCAAACGGCATCGCTGAAATAGGTGAATAGAGCTTCAAAAACAATAATGGGCAAATATTACATCATATTATTACTCCATGCTTCTTGTAGACAAACAACGTTCACTCCAGCAGTGACCGCAACTCGTAAAATGTTTGCAATCTTCTCGTGAAGTGCATCCCGTTGGACATGAATCGGTGCCGTTGTTGGAATATCCACTGTATTCTGTATAGCAGCTACACGAACGAATCTAGGTCGACGAAGATCTTCCTTCCGAGCCGTAAAATAGTATCCCTTCAATTCTACATCAACATCCTTGGCCAGAGTAATGGTTTCTTCTGAAAATTTCAGCTGGTTACTAAAACAAATGTTGATTACTACACACATCACACATCCTTTTAATCTTCTAATCTGCAAATCAGTACACTTGTTTGAGTAATATCTCATGATAAATGTTAGTTACATATCCTTACTGTGCTCATGATAAATGTTTATTAGTATTCCTTACTTGTCTCACATAAGAAGTCGATGAAGTCCCAATTAAAACAGTGGTAATAtagaaaattcaaataaaaacattgccGCATTAAGTTTAAATTAATGTTTGCACAAATGTTGACCAACAAAAGAAGTACAATACAAGTACCAATTACTGGTTAATTTTTGGAATCTGTTtgcaaaactgttgaaatgaaCTTTAAAGTTACAGCTGGATTTATGGAAGAGTAATGACTACTAAATGGACTTTCATTTTCGCTGGTTATAATAGGTAcgtataaaaacaaattattttaaattaaagtaaatTGGACAGAGActcagaaaaataaacaaaataacaaaaatggcTTCTACAAGGCAGAGCGATGTTACTTATGAAGCTTAGTAAAATCCAAGTTCCAAAAATCGCGCCTATCTTGAATCAACATTCTTCTATCGAAATCTACCTGGCGAATATTCGAGTTAATTGTTTCTTATCACTTCCAGCCTTGTGCAATTACAAGTGTCCTGTATTGTTATTTACATATCTTATCGTTGTACTGCAACAATCATGAAAACACTGAGAGACGTGTACTTCTTCTACAATATATTGGCTGAGATCTGAATTCAAAACGTTCTAGTTTTGTTATTGCTTCGACGTGCGCGTTTTGAAGAATGCAGATCCGATATTCGATATGTGCGCTACAAATGTGGCAGCGTTTGGTGGCATAAAAATACCACCAGCTCATTAAAATTGTAAATGTCTATTTTTAAACTTCAACGGTGAAAAAAGCGCTTTACATTTCGGGACAgctttgatttttcttctctatGGTAAATAGTTCCTTTCATTAGGTATACTTACTCATCCGATCTTCCATAGAGAACCCTCTTGACTTCTCGCAGCTCCTCCGGTGGAATGTACTTATTCAGTGTATCGTCTAAACTTTTGAAATTACCGTCCGCCATGTTACTACTGACGATGTAACTTCGCTTAAAGTTCTTTTGCAAACTGTGTGTCTGTTCAAAATTTGATTTCTTCTATACAACACGGTCCAGATTGACTACCTCGATGAAAGATTACAAATGTGAAAACACGACGTGTGCGATGCAACACATGCATCAGCGTTACATTCAGCAGATGCGGTTTTACTACCTTtagtataaacaaacaattattcACAATTCTCTGCACGACACAAATCCGCTCCGCTTTCGCCCTATCTCACAGAGGAGTAGTAGTAGTATGTATGGTTTATAGAGGTTTTGAGCCGGGTGGCTTTTTTCACCTCTAAAAATCTCACAGAGGATGATGATTTAATAGTTTATAGAGGTTTTGAGCCGGGAGGCTTCTTTCACCTCTTTCTCACAGAGGACTGAAGCGGGTCGGGTTGATTGCTCAATTTATATGGCGCTCGCAAtcatgcagcagcagcgaagataagaaaaaagaaaatgataccACTTTGCTCCTATTGCAGTACTCCCTCGAGTACACATCTACATCGTAGATCGGCGCATTAGTATAGATCAATATTATGACGATGTCATCTTATGTCATACCAccccgctacacgaaccgcaaactcaaacaGTTTGCGACGCAAAGAGGGGAAAAGACGAAAAGATTACGTCAAAaccttttcagctccgtgagctgaaaactgtttacatttatttcttcttcgtcttcttcttctggcgcatttgagtttgcggttagctgccaaaaactttgcgggtgcagttttcagctcacggagctgaaaagtttctgacgtaaacttttcggctgttcccctctttgcgccgcaaagtttttgagtttgcggctcgtgtagcgtgggtcttacactacgacggagtgtcaaaatcgctacgctacgatgccgtgtggacgctgcCTTACAATTACATTAACCTAGGTAGCACTTCTGACAGagtcaaaatttgacgtttTGTAATCCAGATGATCTGTGGTTTGAAAACACAGGTGaacatcataaaaaattaacacaaatttCATATGAAGAACTAAAAACTATTCGTTTCTATGAAACTCACATGACATGTTAAATATAAGacttatttaaatcaacaatgCGTGGATAATGGAGGCACCATGTGACTTGCTCTTGTTTTAATGGTGCGTCCTACCCCATTGTTAACATTTGGCTATTTTACATGCTAGGGCGTCTTACCCTACCTCGGCTGttgcatcttgccccactctgAGGACCGTccgttttatgtaatttattcaaaattttgagaattttaaaacagtttctcttcGGTATTCGTTAAATACCATTATCAGGTAGTAAAAGAAGGCCtcggtgtttaaaaaatataatatcaaaGCATGCCATACCTTACATAAAAGTGACAAAATATTAGATCATTTAGAGcaaatttggttttttctcgttttctttttgaaatggcTATTTCGTGCAGTGAAATTTACATAGGCTGTAGTAAATACGTTgatgaacatattttattacttaaattatttttaaatggcttAATTCAGCGTAAAACAGGCCGGGGCATCTTGTCCCACAGGGACGTCTTGCCCCACCTTCCCCTACCTTGTTTATTCTGCTATCTTGCTGCTGGGATgagtgacagttcttcacgacaaTTGGTAGAGCACCCTTCGaacagtgtcgtgtttgtctggttTGTTGGGCTGTTCAAAGAGCGCTGCCTCAGTCTCATTTGGGCAAGTGTTGGTTCAGTTTTTCTATGATGCTACTAATTAAATTCACGTTTGTGATGTTAACTAGTTACCATTTGTTGTTATTATCTATTGATATATATTTTACCAAGATAACCTTAtgccatgaaaaatgtttagaaaCCTTGAACATTGTTGGAAATTagttaattgaaataaaagcaTATGtgtattgaaattgaatgaatttatTGTTGACataaattgaaagtaaataaaaaaacattggcTGTCTCTGCtgctcatgtgtgtgtgaagctgatgtgtatatgtgtgcgTGCGCACACCGGTTTGGTTCGGCGGTCTTTTGGGCTTCCGTTAGACCCGATTGCGGACTGTCACTAACATTTGACAGATTTTGCTGGTTGTGATTGATGAACATTTATTGCCATCGTATGGAtcaagataaatacacactatataaGGTAGCGGAATGTAGAGCATTTTGACGTCTACACTGCAAAAACTcgaaaaatagtttttgtcAGTATGCTGATACTCAAATTTGGCGGGAATCGTCCttagaagataaacaaacaacaacgcttgagaaccaaacaaaccgattcttcaattgctttcgttttgttcgcatggaaaatgtttaagaagCCGTCGGCCGAAGTGGGTTACCGATTTTTCGACGAAATGTATCGTGTATTCTATGCTGTTTATCACCATGCTGTCAAAAGCCACGGtcgccattttctaaaaaaatacctcCTAAAAGTCacctattcagtatttaatcatcttggtaTGGACAGAATCCGCCATTTTTGCACATGGCTGATAaccgtgtttgaatgtgtgcgaAAGATTGACGAAAAGATTGCCATCGTCTGGAAGGGCCTTATCGTGATTTGTCAACGGTTCCTGTTAGTTTTACCGCGTGaccacattaggcgtaccataccaaaaacttggtacggtcgagTGACAGCGTACCAGAGCCGATGGTGCgctagaaagagagaaaaaaacggtttttacCACCTGGGCCgcaccagttttttggtatggtacgcctaatgtagtcacgcggttatcgacgctgtcccatacaaaaggaaaacatcacttttgaaaaacatgaatatttcatttcaagcCATTTCATGGCCATGGCATTAACAGTCATATATGAAT encodes:
- the LOC131290076 gene encoding beta-ureidopropionase isoform X2, coding for MEDRMKETITLAKDVDVELKGYYFTARKEDLRRPRFVRVAAIQNTVDIPTTAPIHVQRDALHEKIANILRVAVTAGVNVVCLQEAWTMPFAFCTREKFPWCEFAEDVENGPTTKMLKELAKQYNMVIVSPILERDANHQDTIWNTAVVISNNGTVIGKHRKNHIPRVGDFNESTYYFEGDTGHPVFETQFGRIAINICYGRHHPQNWMMFGINGAEIVFNPSATVGGLSEPLWGIEARNAAIANSYFTVAINRVGTEVFPNEFTSGNGMPAHKDFGPFYGSSYVAAPDGSRTPGLSREKDGLLVAEMDLNLCRQIKDFWGFQMTQRLPLYAESLAKAIKPDYKPQTIKEN
- the LOC131290076 gene encoding beta-ureidopropionase isoform X1, whose amino-acid sequence is MADGNFKSLDDTLNKYIPPEELREVKRVLYGRSDDNQLKFSEETITLAKDVDVELKGYYFTARKEDLRRPRFVRVAAIQNTVDIPTTAPIHVQRDALHEKIANILRVAVTAGVNVVCLQEAWTMPFAFCTREKFPWCEFAEDVENGPTTKMLKELAKQYNMVIVSPILERDANHQDTIWNTAVVISNNGTVIGKHRKNHIPRVGDFNESTYYFEGDTGHPVFETQFGRIAINICYGRHHPQNWMMFGINGAEIVFNPSATVGGLSEPLWGIEARNAAIANSYFTVAINRVGTEVFPNEFTSGNGMPAHKDFGPFYGSSYVAAPDGSRTPGLSREKDGLLVAEMDLNLCRQIKDFWGFQMTQRLPLYAESLAKAIKPDYKPQTIKEN